DNA sequence from the Methanothermobacter sp. genome:
TATGGAGCATATATACCCTTAAAAATTAATACTGAATGGTGGTTGATATTATTCTGGTTACCATTCCCCAGACAGAAAGTGAAATTGAATCCATAAGAAGATTCCTGTTTGACATGATCAGGCGGGAATTTGGCTACGGTTACATACCAGACTACCACAGGGATATCATGGAATTCAGGGAACACTACCTAAATCCACCAGGTAACACCTTCATCTCTGCCTCAGTGGGTGGAAAGGTAATCGGGACCCTGGGACTCCGCGCCTATGACCGTGAATTTGAGGGCCTCAGTTATGATCCAGATACAACAGCGGGTCTGTGGAGGGTCTTCGTGCATGAGGACTACAGGAGAAGGGGGGTTGCATCACTCCTTGTTGGTATCGCAGAGGCCCATGCAGCCAGAATGGGGTACAGGAGGATGTACCTCCATACGCACAAGCATGTGAGGGGTGCACTTGAATTCTGGCTCTCAATGGGTTACCGGGTGACCCTTGACACCGGGAACGAACTCAACACGGTCCACATGGAAAAACCCCTTAAAACTATTGGAAATCCAGATAAACTCAGCACAATCCACATGCAGAAACCCTTTAAAACCCACAGAGTACTTCAATACTGATGCCTGGAGTGGATATCAGGAAAATCTTATTTTGATTAGAAAAAGAGGAGGAACAGGGCATCAGATGACATTTTTTTTGAGCGAAAGGATTGTAGCTGGATGCCCTGTTGAGCTGGCTTACTCTGGTAAGCTAGGAGGAATTCATGCTCATATGATGGTTGGCATAGGATATATAAATACTTTTTGAAAGAAAATTATTACTTATATTTAAATGATCCTGATATTAGTATTAATCAATCAACCCAAATAATTATGAAAAGCCCGTAGTCTAATCATTCCCTGTAACCTTCAAGGAAGGACTCCAGTGCCTCATAGGCAGCATCCACTGCCTCGTCAACAATTCGGGGGTCTGCATCTGAGAGTTCGTCGAGATGAAGCTCGGCGGTGATATCAACATCCAGCCTGTCGGTGTATTCAACGC
Encoded proteins:
- a CDS encoding GNAT family N-acetyltransferase; translated protein: MVVDIILVTIPQTESEIESIRRFLFDMIRREFGYGYIPDYHRDIMEFREHYLNPPGNTFISASVGGKVIGTLGLRAYDREFEGLSYDPDTTAGLWRVFVHEDYRRRGVASLLVGIAEAHAARMGYRRMYLHTHKHVRGALEFWLSMGYRVTLDTGNELNTVHMEKPLKTIGNPDKLSTIHMQKPFKTHRVLQY
- a CDS encoding DUF3194 domain-containing protein is translated as MSLKKLSDGDLDEISSFLYNTISDFILERVSAKEIVDIEITVSVEYTDRLDVDITAELHLDELSDADPRIVDEAVDAAYEALESFLEGYRE